Genomic window (bacterium):
TTAAGTGATCTTCTGATCATTGGTAAATATGTATTTGAGAAATGAATATCTTTATATGTTGCAATAAGAATAGATTTTGCTGTCTTAATCTCAGGAATAATATCAGCCATACGCAATAGAATATTATTTCCGATGAATGCTCTTCCCAAAAATCGGACGTGTTTCTTTATTTCCTCCGTGAAAAGTATTTCTCCTGTTACCGAATCAATATCAAACAGTGATTTAAACCCATTTACTAAATCTTTCATCCTTTTTTTCCTTGGTATATTTACTCTGTTTACTTTAGATTGCACCTTCACTCTTTAGAAGTTTGTGAAGTGATTCTATAAAGAATATGATGCTAAAAATAATTAATATCACCGATAAAATGATAACCAGAACTTTATATTTCTTTTGGATAATTCTGCTGAATTTGTCTTTTGTAATCAAATACACAATTGTTCCAAATATGGAGAACAGAGCACTCAGAAAACCTAGCTCAAAGGATACTACATATCCTTGTCCCCTTTGTTTTAACTCCCACAGGGTCTTCAGACCTATTGTGCTCGTCCACACGACGGCATAGGGGTTAAAAATAGTGATGTAAAAACCCTTCCACATTGTGCTTTCAAAAGACTTTTTTTCGTCTGAATTGTTGAACGGATACTTTGATTTTCTAATCCCTTCCATTCCTATAAGGAGCAACAGGACCGAACTGACGAAACCTAACGAAATTATAAAATGTTTGTTTCCTATATTTTGGATACCCAGCGTTAAAATAATTCCCATTATAATGATTGCACCTGTTGTACCTACTATGAATTTGATTCCTGATCTTCTTCCTTTGTGAATTGTTTCAGCTACTAACAGTGCCATATGGGGACCCGGCATTAGAAATATGGGTGCCCCCAGGAGATACCCTTTTATATAAACTATAATTAATGCCTTATATGATATTTCCATTTGCAACAGTTCCAATATGGTTCCATGGAAAATGTCGAGGTGGCATTTGATTGTCCTTTATCCTCTCAGAAATATCCACCGTATTGAATTTATATATCCACTTTACCTTCACAATATCGATGCGCATATGATTGGGATATAATGAAAAAATATTTTTCTCAATATAGTCAAGCAATATACTTTCATTGCGGGTGTGTGCTGCCAGCACAAAATTATAATTGTTGCCTTCTAAAGATACAACTACGCAAAACAAGTCTAGGTTCAATAAATGTGTTTTGATTTTTTTCTGCACTTCCTCCGAAACAAAATCACATATTTTAATGTAAAGTTGAAACCGTTCGGTACCACTCTCGTCCTTTATAATCACTGTAGGACTAATTATCTTCTTTTTTATAAGTAAATACAATAATACTTTTACCCTCAGTTTTGATAAGTTGGTCTCTTTCGATAGGCGGTGTACAGATGGTATAGGATTATTGCCAAGTGCCTCTATTAATTTTTTTTCATTCTCACTCAAGTGATAAGTCTTGCATCTTTTTTTGTAGTATTCTATTTTCCTATGTGATAATTTAGGCGGGTCATAGCTTCTTATAAAAAGACTATCTCCCGTATCATTCTCGCTGAAGTAATAACGTACTGCCCCATGATATTTAGGAGAATCAAACCTTCCTGCCTCTTTAAATATCATATCCACTCTGTCATATATAATTTTCTCAACAAGAGAACTTTCTTTTAGCAAACAGAATATAGGATTCTCCTCAATTGGCTCATTGTGTCCAAATATTCCCACACTAAGTTGAAATTGACTATAATTTTCATAGACATAGAGTGTTAGATGACTCTCAGATAATCTCTTTATTAACTGTACTATCGCTGTTTTCTCATTTTCAGTGGAAACATCCTTTATGATGATTAATGTTGCATAGATTTGATAGGGAAGGACATTCCAATTAATATGCACAATCGGCAAAAGATATCGTTTCTGAAATAGGTTCTTTATACGCTGTTTTGTCTCAGAGATATTCAAACCTATCTTTTTCGACAGTTTCTCAGGCCTTATGTAAAGGCATGATTTTAGATGTATGGCAATATCAACATCCTTCTTATCTAAATTTATCCAAAGTAAGTTATCCTGTATTGTAATATTAACATCCTTCTTATCTAAAAATAAGTCATCCATATTATATCCTTATATCTTATTGATGGGGTCTACTGCGATTAATGGTCCGGCATTTTCTATACATCTCAATATAATAAAACAGCCATCCTATACCCATAACTGCAGTCCAGAAGGCTGCCATTTTAATGACTGTATAATATAATCCAATAAGTATTATGAGATAAACCAGCATACTAATTACTCCCATTATACGCATAAGTTTTAATATATTTCTTGTGTTCTTAGGAAATATGTTACTCAACTCCTCTTCCCTTATCTTGAAAGGCATATAGCTAGTCACCAGCAGACCAAAACTATATGAGAAATTGGCATAAAAACCCAAGACAGGATTAGTAATAAATATTAATATAAGGAAGGCAATAGTATATACAATAACAAGTTGTACCACTGGGGTGGAAAATGTTCGAGATACGTAAGTCAGCCCTTTTACTTTATTGAAAAAGCCATCTATTGATACTGCATACCCGTGCCTTGCAGAGCGGAATCCTAACATGAACATATTATCGAAGACAGCAACAAACAAGAGGAATGTAATAAATGCATATACTGATGCCGGCATATAGATTGAGAGAGCATCAATAGCGGTGAAATCTTTGTTTATCCCGACTTTGATATATATATATTGCCAAGGAACCGCATTATAAAGAACATAACTGACTATGATATAGAAAATAGTGGCAAGGGTTAATGCAATGATGATTACTTTCCAAATCTTTCTCCTTACTTCAGTATGTATTTCTGCTCCAGCATTCTGAGTGAATGTAACACCTCCGTAGCTAAACATCAGGATAGCTATTCCCATCAAAAGTCCCTTCCAGGTAATCGGAGGATAATTTGAATTTTCGAGGATTTTTATAAGTGATTCCTGACTTTCTATTGTGCTAAGGAAGTCGTTATAATTATGCCCGATAGCATAATAGGTAAATAAAAGTAGCAAAACAAGTGTTATTCCTGAAGTAATCAGAGTTGCTTTTCCCTCCATTCCCGTATAATTTACGAAGAAACTTATTCCCATCAGAATTGTTGAGACAACCAGTAAATTATCAATGATGAAGTTTGAAAGTTCAAGAAATCCCATAAGTTTGAACAACTGGGCTAAAATGACCGTGCCTGTGATTGCAGCGCCCTGTAACTGCATAGGAATTACAAACCAATATCCCCATGTGTTAATAGCTCCCCAGAAGGGGCTTACCTTTCGTGTCAAATAAGTATAGTCTCCTCCATAGCTCGGCCAAATTGATGATGAAACTCCCGCAATAAATGCTGAAAAAAATGCAGGGATGGCACCAATTATAAGTGCCAAATATACAAAATTCCCTATAGTTTCTTTCTGTAATTTACCCAATACCTGAACAGAGATAATAAATATCCCCAGTCCAACACATACTGAAAAAGACATTGAGATTAATTCAAGAAAACTATACTTTGGGGTTTTAATATCACTCATATGGACACTCCTTTTCTCTGGAAGTTATCATTCCTTTTGTTTCTTCCTTAAGTCTACAATTCTGTTTCCTTTTAATGACCCTTCTATTATATCGGTAGATATGTCATCCTTATCTTTTACGATTACTTCTGGAGTTATTTCTGTCAATGATTTGACTTCATTTTTAATATTTCTGATTAGTTCGTTATGATCTTTTTCTTTACTCGCTATTTCAATCAACAATTTATCTAATGAATAAATATCCTTTTCGTTCTGTTTTGTAATGACAATTCGAAATTCTTGCAAATAGCTTGTTGAATTAAGAAAATCTAATAAAGAATTCAAATTTATTGTAGTCCCTTTGATTTTCGTAATATTGAGTGATCTACAATATTCATCACTTCTTCCCAATGGCCCAAGAATTCGAGGGAGCGTTAATTCGCAGTGAGGACATTTTCTATATGATATCCCTCCTTCTGCTTGATCCCCGATTAAATAGCGTAGTAAGATAGTTCCATGACCATCGAGATGAGTAAAAGCTATGTCCCCCCCTTTTTCCCATCCTATATTTTTTCCTGTTTTAGGGTCGACACATTCCCAAAAAATAACCTCAGGATTAGCATGGTAGCCGCTATATGGCGCACATTCCATTGCGACTAGCTTAGTTTCCACTACGCCATAACCATCCCTCACACATTTTTTCTCTTTTCCACCAAGTTGTTCCACCATTTCCTCTATTTTCTGTCTTAAGCCATCAGATAATCTTTCCCCCCCAGTGATAATTCCCTTTAACTGCTTGAATTTTACTCCTTGTTCTAAAGCTTTAGAAAGGAAGTAATTTATATAACTAGTTGTGCCGGCCAACCAGTTACATTCAAATTTCTCTGAAAGTTCTATTTGGCGTTTAGTCCCCAGAACAGATCCTGTGTGCACGCCGGTAAGACCCATCTCTTCAGTAGCAAAATATACAATCCAGAAGGCAAGATGAGGTGCATAGGGAAACAATGAAATAAATTTATCTTCTAAGGAAACACCGGCGATCTGGGCATTCTTTGCATAAATCTGCTTGAATATTGTCAGATCATACTTCGTAAAAAAAATTGGTGTTGAATTACTGGTCCTTCCAGATGTTGCAGTAAAAAAGGAGGGACGATATTTAGATTGAAGAAGGGATTTCACCTTTGTTTTCCCCATGAGTATCCATTTTATCTTTGTTGGAAAATGGAGGCTCGATTTTATTGTTTTTTCTGAAGGTTGGAGAATAAAAGATCTTGGGGAATTAATAAGATCCTCTTTTGTCGTAAAGGGAAGCATTTCAAGATCATTTATAGATCGTATACTGTAAGGATTTATTTTCATTTTTTTGAACATTTCCTTATAGAACGGATGAAAATGAACAATTTTATTTTGGACCATATCTTGCAGTTTATAATTCTGTAACCTAATTACTTCTTCTTTAGATTTAAATTTGTACATTGCCTTTGCTCTCTCGAAGTTATGGCTCTTATCATAGCAGCCATTTTGTATTTCGTCTCATTAAATTCATCCAACGGGTTGGAAGCACCTACAATGCCTGCACCGGACCTGATATAGTAATTGTTTGGACTCTCTGAAAAAATGCATCTTATAGCAATAGGAAATTCACCTTGCCCTTCTGAATTAAAATATCCTACTACTCCAGCATACAAATCACGTGGAGTATCTTCTATTTTATTTATATACTTTATTGCAATGTCCTTTGGCACGCCTGAAACAGTAATAGCAGGGAAAAGTATTTGTAGTGCATCAAAAATATCTTTTCCTTTTTGATATATTCCTGAGATTTGCGAAAAAATATGTCTAACACTTTTATACTCCTTAATTTCCATGAATCGTTTCACATTTACTTTTTCGGGGACACAAAACAT
Coding sequences:
- a CDS encoding LysE family transporter, encoding MEISYKALIIVYIKGYLLGAPIFLMPGPHMALLVAETIHKGRRSGIKFIVGTTGAIIIMGIILTLGIQNIGNKHFIISLGFVSSVLLLLIGMEGIRKSKYPFNNSDEKKSFESTMWKGFYITIFNPYAVVWTSTIGLKTLWELKQRGQGYVVSFELGFLSALFSIFGTIVYLITKDKFSRIIQKKYKVLVIILSVILIIFSIIFFIESLHKLLKSEGAI
- a CDS encoding APC family permease — protein: MSDIKTPKYSFLELISMSFSVCVGLGIFIISVQVLGKLQKETIGNFVYLALIIGAIPAFFSAFIAGVSSSIWPSYGGDYTYLTRKVSPFWGAINTWGYWFVIPMQLQGAAITGTVILAQLFKLMGFLELSNFIIDNLLVVSTILMGISFFVNYTGMEGKATLITSGITLVLLLLFTYYAIGHNYNDFLSTIESQESLIKILENSNYPPITWKGLLMGIAILMFSYGGVTFTQNAGAEIHTEVRRKIWKVIIIALTLATIFYIIVSYVLYNAVPWQYIYIKVGINKDFTAIDALSIYMPASVYAFITFLLFVAVFDNMFMLGFRSARHGYAVSIDGFFNKVKGLTYVSRTFSTPVVQLVIVYTIAFLILIFITNPVLGFYANFSYSFGLLVTSYMPFKIREEELSNIFPKNTRNILKLMRIMGVISMLVYLIILIGLYYTVIKMAAFWTAVMGIGWLFYYIEMYRKCRTINRSRPHQ